CTTAAAGATAGCACCGAAAGATTAATATTGCCATGCCCCAATTAATATTATTCAACCGAACATAAAGATATGTTATCCTAAAAATATAATCCTTAATCATCTATCAGTCCATGAGTTTAGATTATGATTTAGTTATTATTGGTAATACTCCAGAAGCGTCTTATGCTGCACTAGAAGCAGTAAAACTTAAAGCGCGAGTTGCTTGGGTATTAGGAGAAAAAGAAACAAATACTTATACAGAAATTGATCGCTGTACTTTTAGTTATCTAACTCAATTAGATAAACAATGGCAAATTTTAACAAAATGGAATCTTAATACTCAATTAATCTCTAATTTAAACTTAACTCAAATTAAATATTGGACAAATCAAGTAAAACAAGACATCCAAGAAGCCTATTCTCTCTCTAATTTAGCCAGTGCAGGAGTTGATATAATTACAGAATCAGGGGAATTTTGTCGTCTACCTAACTTGGGGTTTATTGTTAAAAATAGAACCTTGCGATCGCGTTATTATTTACTAGCAACAGGATCAATTTTTAGTATTCCTGATATTGAAGGATTAGCAGAAGTTGATTATTTAACACCTGAAACATTAGAATTAGATAAACTTTCCAATAACTTAATTATCTTCTCACAAACTCCTGCAGGAATTGAATTAGCCCAAAATTTAAATCGGATAGGAAAACAAATTACTTTAATAGTTGAAAATCACAATATTTTACCCCAAGAAGATACAGATGCAGTTAAACTAATTCAATCACAATTAGAAGCAGAAGGAATTAAATTATTGATTAATTGTCCCATTATTCAAATCAAAGAAATTGACCATAAAAAATGGATTCAAGCAGGAAATAAAGCTATTGAAGCAGATGAAATTATTTTAGTAACCAATCAACAACCTAACATTAAAGGATTGAATTTAGAAGGAGTAAAAGTCGCAATTAAAATTCATAGAGTTATTGTCAATAAAAAGCTACAAACTACTAATCCTAAAATTTATTCTTTCGGCAATATTATAAGAGAATATTCTTTATCAAATATAGCTCAATATGAAGCTAATATTATCATCAAAAATACTTTATTTTATCCATTTTTTAAAGTTAATTATAAGACAGTTCCTATTGCTATTATTACTAATCCTTCCTTAGCAAGAGTTGGGTTAACAGAAACTCAAGCAAGACAACAATATAAAAATGATATTATAATTATAAAACAAAATTTTAACACATTATCTAAAGCGAATATAATGGGAGAAACTACCGGATTTTGTAAAATAATTACCCGTCGTAATGGTATAATTATTGGAGGACATATAGTAGGAATTCAAAGCGATGAATTAATTAATCTCATTGCTTTAGCCATGAAAAATAATATCAAAATTCAACAATTGTCTAAAATATTGCCACCCTATACTGCTGTTTCTAACATTTTATTTGAACTATCTCGTCATTGGCAATATCAAAGATTCAAAAATAATAAAACATTAAATTATTGGTTAGAAACCTTACTATTTTGGCGTAGAAAATGGTTAAAATAAATTATGAATTATGAATTATAAATTATGAATTATAAATTTTTAGGGTTTAAAATGATAACAGAGACAAAAAAAATGTAGGGACACGGCATTAGAAATTAAATAATTGAACTACAATTTTCATATTGGCGTGTCCCCTATGTTATCCTGTCTATTATATTGAGGTTTGGGCATGGCCATATTTAAGTTAATCTAATGATCATAATTGATTAATGCCATTGCCAAACATTGTTTAATTCAATTTGATTATTGAATTCATAATTCATAATTTATAATTCATAATTCATAATTCATAATTCATAATTCATAATTCATAATTCATAATTCATAATTTATTACTTCCATTCATCCCAAGTTTCATTAAAAATAGACGTATTAGGAAAGGTTGTTGGATTATTATTAGTATCCAATAGTTTGCGTAATTCCTGTAACTTTTGAGATCTAAATAAGGGTTCTTCCACTAACTGATAAGGCAAAATTTGTTC
This genomic window from Aphanothece sacrum FPU1 contains:
- a CDS encoding FAD-dependent oxidoreductase, whose amino-acid sequence is MSLDYDLVIIGNTPEASYAALEAVKLKARVAWVLGEKETNTYTEIDRCTFSYLTQLDKQWQILTKWNLNTQLISNLNLTQIKYWTNQVKQDIQEAYSLSNLASAGVDIITESGEFCRLPNLGFIVKNRTLRSRYYLLATGSIFSIPDIEGLAEVDYLTPETLELDKLSNNLIIFSQTPAGIELAQNLNRIGKQITLIVENHNILPQEDTDAVKLIQSQLEAEGIKLLINCPIIQIKEIDHKKWIQAGNKAIEADEIILVTNQQPNIKGLNLEGVKVAIKIHRVIVNKKLQTTNPKIYSFGNIIREYSLSNIAQYEANIIIKNTLFYPFFKVNYKTVPIAIITNPSLARVGLTETQARQQYKNDIIIIKQNFNTLSKANIMGETTGFCKIITRRNGIIIGGHIVGIQSDELINLIALAMKNNIKIQQLSKILPPYTAVSNILFELSRHWQYQRFKNNKTLNYWLETLLFWRRKWLK